CAAATGAACAGGCTAAAGATTTTAAGTTCAATCCCTTCGATGTCACTAAAGTTTGGAGCCATGTTGAATTTCCATTAATTGATGTTGGGGAGATGGAATTAAATGAAATTCCTCAAAATTATTTCCGCGATGTTGAACAGGCTGCTTTTGCTCCTGCACATCTTGTAGATGGCATTGGATTTTCCCCGGATAAAATGCTTCAAGGCAGAATTTTATCATATCCCGATGCTCAGCGGTACCGTTTAGGGGTGAATTATGAACACATACCGGTAAATAGTTGCCCATATCTTGTTGCAAATTACCAACGCGACGGACAAATGCAGGTTTCTGATAATGGTGGAGCCAATCCAAATTACCGCCCAAATAGTTTTGATGATATTATAGTAGATGAAAAATACAAAGAACCATCCATGGAACTTGATTCCAATATTGCCGATTGGTTCGATCGCAATCAAAACGATGATGATCACTATACACAACCTGGCTTATTATATCGAAAAGCGATGAATGTTCAGGATAGAAAAAATCTGGTGCAAAATATCGTAGATGCAATGAGCGGTATTTCCGGTGAAAAGAGAAATGAGATCATTAATCGCCAATTATGCCACTTTTTTCGTGCTGATATACAGTTAGGCATGTCTGTTGCAAATGGTTTAGGTATTGTTGTGGACGAAAATGCAATGGCACACGCCATTTGATATGCATATGTAAGGACATTCATAATATTAAAATACACCTTTACATATCTACAATAATGGTAAATTATAATTATTAAATCTTAATAAGTAAAAACATGAAAAGTAGTCAAGCAAAAAAGGAATTCGAACAAAAGTTAGAAACACTACGTACAGAAGTTCAGCCGGCACTAACTGAAAATAATCTGACGGAGATAGTAATATATGAAAAACTGTTAGAAATTCTGGAAAAAGTGGAGCAAATAGAACGAAAACTGGAAGCCAGGCAGTAAATAAGTCGTTCTTAATGCCTGTATCTTTGTAAAGATCCCTGAATAACTGAATTTTAGGGATCTTGCAGTCTGTACAATTTTAGATTTTTCTTCTGCCTTTTTTACCTTAAGTAACATAAGTCACTGTATGGCTGTTGATATTGCACCATTTTTGTACTGTAAATTAATTTAATAACTAAAATTACAAATATGAAAGCAAATATGGGTACAGCCGACAAGATCATCAGAATTCTTCTCGCAATAGCTGTTGTGATACTATATTACACAGATCAAATATCAGGAACTGCAGCAATCATTCTTTTAATAGTTGCAGGCATATTTATTCTTACAAGCATAGTTGGATTCTGCCCAATTTACCGGGTTTTTGGCATTTCAAGCAATAAGAAAGAAAGTAATAAAACGGTCTGAATCAAATTTTGGCTGTATAAAATTTAAGGTTATATTCTTTTAAATGTCATTTGGGTTACTTTGAAAGAAATAATATTTCCTTTCTGTTTGTAGCAATTTCCCATGCACCATACTATCAGAGTTTTAAACTTAAAATATTCTTTTTAGAAGTTTATATTATAAAAATATATGTTGTGTAACATATGTAGCTGTTAATCGAAATTAGGCGCGGTAATTTTGCATTATTAAATTTAATAAAATACCAATTAATGGAAATTAAACAATTTGAAGATAAAAATCTGGCGCATTTTTCTTATGCAATTATCAGTGGAAAAGAAATTGCATTAATTGACCCTGCACGCGATCCACAACCCTATTATGAATTGGCAAAACAACATGATGCAAAAATCACAACCGTAATTGAAACGCATCCACATGCCGATTTTGTAAGCAGCCATCTGGAAATCCATAAAACTACCGGTGCTACCATTTATACTAGTGTATTAACAGGTGCAGAATATCCTCATCAAACATTCGATGAAGATGATACTATTGTGTTGGGAGCAATTACCTTAACAGCATTAAATACTCCGGGTCATTCACCTGATAGTATTAGTATAATTGCAAGAGATGCCGAAGGGAAGGCACAAGCAGTGTTCACCGGGGATACTTTATTTATTGGAGATTGCGGAAGACCCGATCTCAGAGAAAATGCAGGCGCAATTACTGCAACACGTTCTGAACTTGCAAAACAAATGTATCATTCACTTCGCAAAAAATTAATGCCACTTCCCAATGACGTGTTAGTTTACCCTGCGCACGGTGCGGGAAGTTTATGCGGAAAAGGATTAAGTGATCAAAAAACAAGTACTATAGGAGAAGAGAAATTAAGTAACTGGAGTTTAAAACATCTCTCAGAAGAAGAATTTATAAAAGAATTACTCGCTGATCAACCATTCATTCCGAAATATTTTACTTATGAAGTTGGATTAAATAAAAAAGGCGCAGATTCTTTTGCCAAAAGTATAATGAATATACCGGTAAGAGAACCGGTAACTTGCATGAATTGCGCTAAATCATTAGATAACGATATTATAATTATTGACACAAGACCGCAGGAAAAATTCAAAAAAGCATACCTGAAAAATGCAATAAATCTTCCAAACGATACCAAATTCGAAACATGGTTAGGTAGTATAATTGGACCCGATGAGAAATTTTATCTGATGTCTGACAATGAGACCGAACTAAACGAATTAAAAGCGCGAATTGCAAAGATAGGTTATGAGAAAAATATTGAACTTGCGTTCATTTCTGAATATGGTGATTTACAAATGCCTGTTTTTGAAAGTGAGAAATTAAAATCACATCCGGATGCATTTACCATAGTTGATATACGGAATCCTTCAGAATTTAAAATTCAAAGACCATTTCAAAATTCCATCAACATCCCCTTATATGAACTCCGCGAACGTTTTGATGAAATACCACTGAATAAACCAATAGTTGTGCATTGTGCAGGAGGATATCGCAGCGCAGCCGGAAGCAGTATTTTAAAAAATAAATTAAATGGGCACGCTACCATATTTGACCTGAGTGAAGCAGTAAAACAATTTCAACAATGAATCTCATAAAGAAAAACATATTAACTATTGCCGGAATTATGGTTGGTGCATTATCAGGGTATCTCTATTACCATTTTATTGGATGTAATAGTGGAACATGTTCTATTACATCAAACCCGACCAACAGCATTTTATACGGTGCTGTGATGGGTGGATTAATATTTAGTTTATTCAAAAAACAAACAACAAAAACACAATAAATATGACTATTGAAAAAATGATCAAAGAAAAAACAGCCACCATTATTGATGTGCGTACACCGGCAGAATTTATGGGAGGAAAGGTACCTGGCTCCATTAATATACCATTACAGGAAATTCCGATGCGCGCTAATGAATTAAAAATGTTAAAAACACCTCTGGTATTATGTTGTGCTTCCGGAAACAGAAGCGGACAAGCACAAAAATACCTGGAACAATTAGGTATTGAATGTTTTAATGGTGGATCATGGTTAGATGTAAATTATTATTATTCACAAACAATATAAATGTTATAATATGGATACTATTGATCAAGTAGTGGCAATGCCACGAATTGGAGATAAAGCTCCTGAATTTAAAGCGATAACCACACAGGGTGAAATTAATTTCCCTGGCGACTATGAAGGGAAATGGGTAATTCTATTTAGTCACCCCGCCGATTTTACACCGGTTTGCACATCAGAGTTTATGACTTTCGCAAAAAGAGAACCTGAATTTAATGCCCTTAATTGTCAATTAGTTGGATTGTCCATTGACGGACTATACAGCCATATTGCATGGTTGAGAACTATTAAAGAAAAGATAGAATATAAGGGCATGAAAAATATGGAAGTAACATTTCCATTAATTGAGGATATTACCATGAATGTTGCAAAAAAATATGGCATGATTCAACCGGGTGAAAGTTCGACCAAAGCAGTGAGAGCGGTATTTTTTATCGACCCCAAGGGAATGATTCGTGCAATTATTTATTACCCTCTTTCATTAGGCAGAAATTTCGACGAATTAAAAAGAGCACTCATCGCTATGCAAACTGCCGATAAATACAGCATTGCAACACCTGCTGACTGGATGCCGGGAGATGATGTAATTGTTCCACCTGCAGGATCTTGCGGAGTTGCTAAGGAACGTATGGAATCGAAAAACGGAATGACTTGTCACGATTGGTTTTTTTGCACAAAACCACTATCGATGGAATTAATTGAAAATTAAACTAAATAAAAATTACAGAATGTTTGAAACAATCAAAAAGATGTTCGGTATAGGTCCCTCCGTGAACTATGCCGAGCTTATTAAAGAAGGTGCCATAATTTTAGATGTTAGAAGCAAGGGTGAATATGGCAGCGGACATATCAGAGGGTCTATGAATATTGCGGTTGAGCAATTAGGAAATAACCTAAATAAATTAAAGGATAAGAATAAACCAATTATTACTTGTTGTGCATCAGGAATGCGAAGCGCGTCTGCTAAAAGCATTCTGAGATCAAAGGGTTATACGCAGGTTTATAATGGTGGAAGCTGGACGAGTTTGCGAAATAAAATATCTTAATGATAGAAGCAGTGAATTATAAAAAATGACTGAACATCCTTTTCTTAAAGATTTAAAAATTCCGTTATTACTTAGTTTAACCCTGGGTTTGGCTCCTTTTTTCCCAGAACCACATATTTGGGGTAAAATTCGATGGATAGCAGGCGGAGCAAATGGTATGCAACCAATGGATTGGTTTGATGTATGTTTACATGGACTGCCATGGTTATGGTTAATTATTGTTTTGATGGTTAGATCTTATGAAACTTTTAGTAACCAATAATCCTTATTATTTATATATTACATTTTAATGCCTAAAAAATTATTAATATGAATTCTATCGGATTAAATAAAACAAAAAGTAAATCTCTTGCCGGAAAACTCAATGAACTTTTAGCGGATTACATGGTATTTTATCAAAATACCAGAGGTTTACACTGGAATATAAAGGGTGAAAAATTTTTCGAATTGCATGTCAAATTTGAGGAATTGTATACAAATTTATTGTTAAAAGTGGATGAGGTTGCAGAACGTATTCTTACTCTAGGTGCAGTTCCGCTTCACACATTTGAAGATTATAAAAAAACTGCCCAAATTGCAGGATTAAAAGATGTATCTGATGGAAAGGAAGGTGTTAAAAGTATTTTAAAAGCCTTTGAGATCTTAATTGTAAAACAACGTATCATACTAGCGTTGGCAGCCGATGCAGGCGACGAAGGAACAAATGCACTGATGAGTGATTATATCCGCGAACAGGAAAAAATGGTGTGGATGTATTCCGCTTACCTCAATAAATAAAATATGAAAGAAAGAATATTAACCGGTTGGAATTTTCAAAGGATACTTTTTCTTGTATTAGGAGGAATTATTTTATTTACCGCAATTCCCTCACTGGATTGGATAAGTATAGCATTTGGCGGATACTTCTTTTCGATGGGGCTCTTTGCTTTTGGTTGTGCCGCAGGTAATTGTTATAACAAAATATCGGAAACCAACCCCGATGAAAATAAACCGGAATTAAAAGATATTATTTACGAAGAAATTAAATCAAAATAATTATGGAACCGCATTATTATAACGTAGAAATTAATTGGAATAAAGACCGCAAAGGAATGATGTGTTCACCGGAGCTGAATTTATCAAACGGAAATATAAACAGCTGTATTGAGGTTGCCACACCTCCTGAATTTCCAAAAGGAATGCCAGGTATTTGGTCGCCGGAACATTTATTTACTGCGTCTGTGAGCTCTTGTTTAATGACCACTTTTTTAGCGATCGCTGAAAATTCAAAATTGGAATTCCTGAACTTTAATTGCAATGCCAAAGGCAAATTGGAACAGGTGGAGGGAAAATTCATCATGAGTGAAATTATTCTCGAACCCACTGTAACAATACACAATGAAATTGACCGTGAGAAAGCCGAGAGAGTGATTCAAAAATCGGAAGCAGCGTGTTTGATCTCCAATTCCATTAAATCGAAAGTAACACTTGTAACTAAAATAATAGTAAAACAATGACAGATTCATTTTTAGAACTTATTAAAAGCGACACTCCGGTTCTCGTGGATTTTTCTGCAGAATGGTGCGGACCCTGCAAAATGATGAAACCCATTCTTGAGGAATTAAAATCGAAAATCGGAGATAAGGCAAAGATCATAAAAATAGATGTGGATAAAAACCCGCAGGTTTCCAATACCTATAGAATTCAGGGTGTACCTACACTTATTCTTTTTAAAAATGGCGAGATCAAATGGAGACAATCAGGAGTTTTATCTGCCCACACTTTGGAACAAATTATAAAACAATATTCAAATTGAAATCTAAAATGAAAAATTACAGTATTATTTTTTTATCTCTTTTTGTTTTCGTTTTTGTTGGCTGCACTAATAGTCAGGTAACAGAAACTCAGGAAAAAACTACACCGGAATCTGCAATTCAAACTATTAAAACAGATCTGTCCACTTCCGAATTTGAAGCCAAAATAAAGTCAGAACCCACAGCACCATTAATTGATGTGAGAACTCCAGAGGAGTATTCGCAAGGTCATTTACAAAATGCGGTCAATATAGATTGGAATGGAAATAGTTTTGCTACACAGATTTCAACTTTGGATAAATCTAAACCTGTTTATGTATATTGTTTAAGTGGAAAACGAAGTGGAGCTGCAGCAGATAAAATGCGTTCTGATGGATTTACTGAAGTGTATGAACTGGCAGGTGGTATAAAACAATGGCAGGCTGATAATCTCCCTGTAGTTAAATAAAAAAACCTCTTTATCAATTTACAATTTAATATTGTGCTTGATAAAGAGGTTTTAATTTTAAATATCTACCGGTTTATTTAATGTTGCAGCAATGGCTTTTAATTCTTCTTTTGTTGCAGGAATAAATTCCAAACCTTTTTCTTTTGCGTCGGTAGTTGTGGATTTTTTATAACAATAATAAAACTGCCCATCAATATTTTTAATCCCAAATAAGGTAATTGGTTCATTTATTAATACATTTTTGAACTGCATTAATCCATTACTACGTTTTCCTCTCATTACAGAATTGTAATTATCAAAAACTAAAGTGAGATCAACATCTTCATCATTGCCTAACGCAACAGTATAATTGGTTTTCGGTTCTTCTATCTTTATAAATCTATCACAATTGATCCAACCTATTTTGATCGAATACATTAATGCATTTGATATTGTTGTTGCATTGGAAATTTGCGAGAATGTATCTGTAGGTAAACCTAACTTTTCAATCATAGTCGTATTTGCTACAATAGTAGTTTTGCCGTTGTAAAAAGCACCATTAAACCAATCGTCGTCATCTAAGTCATCTCTGAATTCAGATTTTTGTTTAGGCATATCATTTGCATTCACGCCAAATAAAAAATCGCCGTCGTCAAGTGTGAATACTATAGGCATTACAATTTTTACATCAACCGCTATATCATTTTCAAAACCTGGTTTCCAATTCGGCATTTTATTGAGCATTTCTATCACTTTTTCATCACATCCATAACCTAATCGTTTTTCTATTTGAATGTTCCTTATTGTTCCTGAATCCGTAACAATAAAAGATGCATATATCTGTCCCTCAACTTTTGCATCCATAGCTTCCTGCGGATATTTAAGCTGTGAATTCACCCAAATACGCATATCAATATTTCCTCCATCAAATTCAGGCATTTTATCGCATGCAGTATATAGCGTATTTGTAGGATCTCCATAATAAATAGTATTATTCCTAATATAAATAACCGGGTCGGGGAAATTGGAATATTGTAGATCCCAAATAATATCTCCGTCGGCATCAACCTTTCCATCAAATACCGACATATTATCAGAAGCAGTATTTCCAACAAATTCAATCGCTAATTTTTTACCCGGAGCAACCTGGCATGGTAAACTACCTGAGTATGCTTCCAGGTATAACATGCCTCCCGATTCTAATAACGCCTCAGGAGTATTACAACTTAATTTAGATAATAAAATATCCTCCATTTTATAATACTCCGTTACCCGAAAATCTATTTGCCCACTTGCGGGTAATCCAGAATATGCATAAACAAATGCATTTTCAGGAATAAGAATTCTCGTTCCCTCTTGAGCTACTATTTCGGCTGAAGTATTGCAATCGAATTCAAATAATTCAGGTTTTTTTTCGAAAGTATGATAGATTTGTTCGAGGCCAGTAAATTTTTCATCCAGTGGCGCTGGAACATCTTCATACCTCTCTCTTGGAATTGGATCATATTCTTCAAAACGAACATGCTCGGGGACAATAGAATTTTTGTTATTATCTTTTATTGTATCCTCTATTTCTTGTAGTGGAATTTCAACCGCAAGTGCCGGAATTGATTCTGTCTGAATTTGGGTTTTATTGTTCTCAACAGAATTAGAACATCCCCAAAAAAAGAAGAAAACGAGAGAGGTAAAAAGTATGGGTCGCATAAAGTGGTATTTACACAGAAGATTCCCGAAAACCGGAATTTCCATACTTAAACGAAAAATTAACCGCATTCCATATACAAGAACAAAGCCCTGTCAGTTTGTTAACCGAACAGGGCTTGTTATTCAAGTATGAAAAGAATCAATTAAGTGCCTGTTCGTGTTTCGACTCCTCCAAAATACGCATGGCACAATCCAGAATAGCTGTGTCTTCCAGGCGTACTACGCCTCCACTTGCTCCCTTTTCAAAATGCACATCGGCTATTTTACCGGGAGCTTCAAAATGTTCAGCGCCAAAGTAGTTTCTCACTGCATCCACTTCAAGATGGAGTTCCTGCGCTATACGCTCCATACTGCCATGTGGCAGTGTATCCTTGATGTGCCGTAATTCCTCAAATGTAATCACCATAGTTGTAGTATTTTAGTTAAACAATGCATTTAGGTAAGACGCTACGATTTTAGCCAACATTTACCAGTTTACCAAATATTTTCGTAACTTTTTTTTTGCACATTTCTGCACTTTTTGGCAGAAGCCCACAGGTGCGCGTTTTACAGTTATCATTTTTCCGTTTCAAGCTCAAAAATTATTATTATTATTACGATAATAATTTGAATTTAACTTTATTAAGTCAATAATTTCACATCACCCAAAACCTCCTAACCACTATGCGGTCCGCTGCTACCCTACTGAGTATTCTTATACTCGGCCTTATCTCCTGTAATACTGACAGAAACCTTATCACCATTGATGAAATGAATTTTGAGGAGGAGATCTCCGTGGTTCAAAACCTGGAATTTACTCTCAATCAACACCTTTTTAACGACAGTCTTTTTAATCGCTGGGTGGATGATGAATTACTTTCCATTCAGCCTCATGTTCAGGGCAAATTTAAGATCGTTTCCAGCGACAAGATCCTGTTCTCCCCTACCGGTGGATTTGCTGAAAGTGAAATATTTACTGCCAATCTATCTGATAATTTACATAAGTACACTGATGTAAAATTGGCAGTTAAAAATGATCCAATTCAGTTTCATACTCCATTACTCGACTTAAAATCGGTGAATATTTATTGGATCAAGGAAGATGCTTCCAACGAAATTGTTTTGCATGCTGATCTTGATTTTAATGCAACCGTTAATGCGGAAGAATTAAAAAAGTTTTTAAAAATATCTCAAAGTAAAGAAGAGAAAACAATAAATTTTGTAACTACACAAAATGCTAAAACAATTTCTGTTGCTGTGCATAATATGAATCCTAAAGCTGAAAACAGAAACATGGAATTTACAGTTTTAAAAGGAATAGGTTCACCGGGCAGCAATTACAAAAATGAAAAAGATATTAAACTCAATGTGGAAATTCCTTTCATAGAGAGTCTTGAAATTAAAGATATGATCGCCGAACATACCGGCGTAACAGGAACGGTTAGGGTTATTACAAATCAACAAATTGGAAACTCAAATTTGAATGGAGTAGTTACTGTTGAACCTCCCCTTACTTTCGAAATAGAAAAAACACTTAACGGACTTGTTATTAAAAGCGATGATTTTAATGCTGCGCAAAGTTATACTGTAACCCTCTCTGAGAACCTGTTTGGGGTTGCTGGTGGCAAAATGATCGACTCCTATTCTCAATCCATAACCTTTGGTGAATTAGAACCTAAAATTCAATTTACCCATAACAAAGGAATGTATTTGGGCAAAAAAGGAAATAAAAATATTTCAGTGCAGATCATTAATGTTCCTAAAGTAAAAGTTGAAATACTTAAAGTGTATGAAAATAATATTCTGGGTTTTATGCGCGATGGGTTCCGTTACAGATGGTATGATGAATATAATGAAGATGAAAATTATTGGGATTATTTTGATTACGAAGATGTAAATATTGAATTGTATGGAAATGTGATCTACGAAAAAGAATATGAAACCAGTAAACTGGAAAAATATAATTCTGCCCGAATATTACATGTGGATGTACTCGACAATTTGGAGAGATTCGACGGATTTTATGTTGTTCGTGTTTCCTCCGAAGAAAAAAGATGGCTCACAGATGCGCAGATCGTTTCTCTTTCCGATATCGGACTAATTTCAAAAGCTACGGAAGATGAATTGGTGGTATTTGCAAATTCCATTCAAAGCGCAACACCACTTAATGGAATTAAAGTATCTTTTGTAAGCTCCAATAATCAAAAATTATATACGGCAACAACCGATAAGAACGGAGTTGCAAAGTTTACCGGAATTAAAAAAAATCTGCCCGATTTTGATGTTAATTTAATTACTGCAGAAAACGGCAGCGATTTTAACTTCCTTCCATTCAGTCAGACCGAAGTTTCCACCTCTCGTTTTGAAGTTGGGGGCAAACGCCTGAACGAAAGCGATATGGATGCCTTTCTGTATGTGCAACGCGACATGTATCGGCCCGGTGAAACCATGCATATTGCCGGCGTAATACGCACCTACGATTGGGAAATTTTACCGCGAATTCCAGTAAAATTGCGAATTGTATCGCCTTCTGGAAAAGAGTTTAAAAGTGTGAAAAAGACTCTGGATGACCAGGGTGGTTTTGAGGCTTCCATTGATATTCCGAAAGCTGCCGTTACGGGCACATATACAGCAGAACTCTACTCTTCAAACGATGTTTTACTAAATTCAGAGTATATAAGTGTGGAGGAATTTATGCCCGATAGAATTCGCGTTGATGCCAGTCTTCCAAAGAAAGAATTTTATCCCGGTGATGCCGTAACCAATACAATAATTGCAAATAATTTATACGGCACTCCGGCTGCAAACAGAAATTGGGAAGCGGAGATGAATTTAAATAAGTTCTATTTTTCTTCAAAAAAATATCCGGAATATAATTTCAGCATTAATGGTGCTGATAGTTATATCCCCACCAAAACAACGGAAGGAACCACAGGTGAAAACGGAAATGCCAATGCCGAATTTGTTATTCCGGAAGAATATAAAAACATGGGATTATTAAGCGGTAGAATTATGACCACCGTATTTGATGAATCCGGCCGACCTGTTTATAATGTTCAGGATTTTAAAGTAATAACCCAAAATACTCTGTTTGGGATTGGCGATTTTGATTATTATATGAAAACGCGTTCCACAATTAAGATACCGTTTGTTGCAGTGGACAAAGATGATAAACTGATAAATGGCGCACCTGCCAAAGTGGAAATAATTAAACATGAATACGAAACAGTTATTGAAAGAAGCGGTACATATTACAAATACCGATCAAACAAAGTAGAAAAATTATTATCAACGCATAATATTACGGTAACAGGCACAACAACATCGGTAAGTTATACACCGGAATTGAGTGGCCAATATGAGGTTCGTATAAAATTGCCCAATGCCTCCACGTATGTTAGCAGATATTTTTATGCCTATGGATGGGGGAATACACAAAGCAATTCCTTTGAAGTTAACACGGAAGGAAATATCAATATTGTAGCAGATAAAGAAAACTATAATGTTGGAGAGGATGCCAATATCATTTTTACAGCACCATTTAATGGAAAATTATTAGTGACTGTTGAAAGAAATAAAGTATACGAATATTATTATCTCGATACTGATAAAAAATCAGCATCCTTAAAGTTGAAGATCAATAACACGCATCTTCCAAATATTTATATCACAGCAACTTTATTCAGGCCAGCTGATAATAGTGAATTACCATTAACAGTTGCTCATGGCATCACCAATTTAAAGGTGGATAATCCGAGCAAGAAATTGAATGTTGCGGTAACACACGAAAAAAATTCACGTTCCAATAAAAAACAGACCATAAGCATTAAAACTGCTCCGAATGCAGAATTAACCGTTGCGGTTGTAGATGAAGGTATTTTACAAATTAAAAATTTCCAAACTCCGGATCCCTATAATTGGTTTTATCAGTCGCATGCATTAAGTGTGCTGAGTTACGATCTTTACGCCTATTTATATCCTGAAATTTATTTAAAAAAG
The genomic region above belongs to Bacteroidota bacterium and contains:
- a CDS encoding alpha-2-macroglobulin family protein, with amino-acid sequence MRSAATLLSILILGLISCNTDRNLITIDEMNFEEEISVVQNLEFTLNQHLFNDSLFNRWVDDELLSIQPHVQGKFKIVSSDKILFSPTGGFAESEIFTANLSDNLHKYTDVKLAVKNDPIQFHTPLLDLKSVNIYWIKEDASNEIVLHADLDFNATVNAEELKKFLKISQSKEEKTINFVTTQNAKTISVAVHNMNPKAENRNMEFTVLKGIGSPGSNYKNEKDIKLNVEIPFIESLEIKDMIAEHTGVTGTVRVITNQQIGNSNLNGVVTVEPPLTFEIEKTLNGLVIKSDDFNAAQSYTVTLSENLFGVAGGKMIDSYSQSITFGELEPKIQFTHNKGMYLGKKGNKNISVQIINVPKVKVEILKVYENNILGFMRDGFRYRWYDEYNEDENYWDYFDYEDVNIELYGNVIYEKEYETSKLEKYNSARILHVDVLDNLERFDGFYVVRVSSEEKRWLTDAQIVSLSDIGLISKATEDELVVFANSIQSATPLNGIKVSFVSSNNQKLYTATTDKNGVAKFTGIKKNLPDFDVNLITAENGSDFNFLPFSQTEVSTSRFEVGGKRLNESDMDAFLYVQRDMYRPGETMHIAGVIRTYDWEILPRIPVKLRIVSPSGKEFKSVKKTLDDQGGFEASIDIPKAAVTGTYTAELYSSNDVLLNSEYISVEEFMPDRIRVDASLPKKEFYPGDAVTNTIIANNLYGTPAANRNWEAEMNLNKFYFSSKKYPEYNFSINGADSYIPTKTTEGTTGENGNANAEFVIPEEYKNMGLLSGRIMTTVFDESGRPVYNVQDFKVITQNTLFGIGDFDYYMKTRSTIKIPFVAVDKDDKLINGAPAKVEIIKHEYETVIERSGTYYKYRSNKVEKLLSTHNITVTGTTTSVSYTPELSGQYEVRIKLPNASTYVSRYFYAYGWGNTQSNSFEVNTEGNINIVADKENYNVGEDANIIFTAPFNGKLLVTVERNKVYEYYYLDTDKKSASLKLKINNTHLPNIYITATLFRPADNSELPLTVAHGITNLKVDNPSKKLNVAVTHEKNSRSNKKQTISIKTAPNAELTVAVVDEGILQIKNFQTPDPYNWFYQSHALSVLSYDLYAYLYPEIYLKKLLSGGDGYDLEGRLNPMTANRVKLVSYWSGIIKSDANGKAKFDIDIPQFSGDLRVMVVAYKNDLFGSSETHMKVADPIVVTTSLPRFLSPGDTITVPVTLANTTGKNTSGNVNISVEGPIKIAGNTTQDFSANANKESRAEFKIVATNQTGNAKVKVVVSAMNEKFMEEIEIPVRPPASLQKYNGSGFADAGKTSEINISNNLEPQSAKAKLVLSTSPLVQFADDLDYLINYPHGCVEQITSSVFPQIYYSDLIKTIYGKENKDLNPSYNVQEGIRILESMQMYNGALMYWPGGGYESWWGTIYATHFMMEAKKAGFDVDEKVLNKSYGYMKNMLKQKKTFVYYYNNNLSKEMASKEVFYSMYVLALAGKAEISTMNYYKANLSVVPLDGKYLLAMSYLAAGDKKSYEKLLPSAFAGEESVQVFGGSFYSPIRDRAIALNCMLETDPENQQIGILAQQLSEMMKMRPYLNTQERSFAFLAFGKLARKTKDATITATIKADGKEIGKFSGKDLVIEDKTMLNKKITIESAGKGQLFYFWMTSGVTSDGSYKQEDSYLKVRKTFYDRWGQQIDLKKIKQNDLVIVKISLQAATSLYVENVVITDILPAGFEIENDRLRATASLSWIKDQAQAQHEDIRDDRINLYVTASSTIQNYYYTVRAVSPGTYKMGPVMADAMYNEEYHSYNGSGIVKISK